Proteins encoded within one genomic window of Elephas maximus indicus isolate mEleMax1 chromosome 21, mEleMax1 primary haplotype, whole genome shotgun sequence:
- the SPIRE2 gene encoding protein spire homolog 2 isoform X2: MARAGSPTGDAERAGGVEPQDPLELSLEEVLKAYEQPINEEQAWAVCFQCCRGLRGAPGGRRRIRDTADILLRRDGSVGARREPGSPEPTTMVVPPASSEAQMVQSLGFAIYRALDWGLDESEERELSPQLERLIDLMANSDSDDGGCGADEGYGGPEEEEETEGAPRAVRTFAQAMRLCAARLTEPRCAQAHYQAVCRALFLETLELRAFLARVREAKEMLQKFREDEPQAEKPLADLNNLGHTDWTRLWVQLMRELRHGVKLKKVQERDFNPLPTEFQLTPFEMLMQDIRARNYKLRKVMVDGDIPPRVKKDAHEIILDFIRSRPPLKQVSERRLRPLPEKQRTLHEKILEEIKQERKLRPVASSPWDGRGFGSLPCIFNACAGDVKSTSYINLSTPDTKSSTQRLRPRVLLKAPTLAELEEMTTSEEEESPCGETMLKRDRSFSEHDLAQLRSEVDSALPASESSAARELPARPRAGSVHAWRPNTEDHGSFPVSGQARPGPSLPTLSSLGAVEERPEATAALDNQAKHLWLEFSHPVESLALTVEEVMDVRRVLVKAEMEKFLQNRELYNNLKKGKICCCCRIKFPLFSWPPTCLFCKRYGE; the protein is encoded by the exons ATGGCCCGGGCCGGCAGCCCCACCGGCGACGCGGAGCGGGCGGGGGGCGTTGAGCCGCAGGACCCCTTGGAGCTGTCCCTGGAGGAAGTGCTGAAGGCGTATGAGCAGCCCATCAACGAGGAGCAGGCGTGGGCCGTGTGCTTCCAGTGCTGCCGCGGGCTGCGGGGCGCGCCGGGCGGCCGGCGCCGCATCCGGGACACGGCGGACATCCTGCTGCGCCGGGACGGCTCGGTGGGCGCGCGGCGGGAGCCCGGCTCGCCGG AGCCCACAACAATGGTGGTGCCACCGGCCAGCTCAGAAGCCCAG ATGGTGCAATCACTGGGTTTTGCCATCTACCGCGCCTTGGACTGGGGCCTGGACGAGAGCGAGGAGCGTGAGCTCAGCCCGCAGCTGGAGCGGCTCATCGACCTCATGGCTAACAGCGACAGCGACGATGGTGGCTGCGGGGCCGACGAGGGCTACGGGGgcccagaggaggaggaggagactgAGGGTGCCCCGCGTGCCGTGCGTACTTTTGCTCAGGCCATGCGGCTGTGTGCTGCGCGCTTGACTGAGCCCCGCTGCGCGCAGGCGCACTACCAGGCTGTGTGCCGCGCTCTCTTCCTGGAGACGCTGGAGCTGCGCGCCTTCCTTGCCCGTGTGCGCGAGGCCAAGGAG ATGCTGCAGAAGTTTCGGGAGGACGAACCCCAGGCAGAGAAGCCCCTGGCAGACCTCAACAACCTGGGGCACACGGACTGG ACCAGACTCTGGGTCCAGCTCATGCGGGAGCTTCGCCACGGAGTGAAACTCAAAAAAGTGCAGGAGCGGGACTTCAATCCACTGCCCACGGAGTTCCAGCTCACGCCCTTCGAGATGCTCATGCAGGACATCCGCGCTCGCAACTACAAGCTGCGGAAGGTCATG GTAGACGGGGACATCCCTCCCAGGGTGAAGAAGGACGCCCACGAGATCATCCTGGACTTCATTCGCTCGAGGCCGCCGCTGAAGCAG GTCTCAGAGAGGAGGCTTCGCCCATTACCAGAGAAGCAGAGGACCCTGCACGAGAAGATTCTGGAGGAGATCAAACAGGAGCGGAAGCTTCGGCCTGTGGCAAGCTCACCCTGGGATGGCCGTG GATTTGGCTCTCTGCCCTGCATCTTCAACGCATGCGCTGGAGATGTTAAATCCACTTCCTACATCAACCTGTCCACCCCAGATACCAAGAGCAGCACCCAGCGCCTGCGACCCCGGGTCCTGCTCAAGGCACCCACCTTGGCTGAGTTGGAGGAGATGACCACATCGGAG GAAGAGGAGTCCCCGTGCGGGGAGACGATGCTGAAGCGGGACCGTTCCTTCTCGGAGCATGACCTGGCCCAGCTCCGGAGTGAGGTGGACTCAGCCCTGCCAGCTTCTGAGTCCTCAGCAGCGAGGGAGCTGCCGGCCAGGCCCCGTGCAGGCAGCGTGCATGCCTGGAGACCCAACACCGAGGACCACG GTTCCTTCCCTGTGAGCGGCCAGGCCCGGCCAGGCCCCAGCCTGCCCACACTCAGCAGCCTGGGTGCAGTCGAGGAGAGGCCTGAGGCCACTGCGGCCCTGGACAACCAGGCCAAGCACCTGTGGCTG GAGTTCAGCCACCCCGTGGAGAGCCTGGCACTGACTGTGGAGGAGGTGATGGACGTGCGCCGAGTACTGGTGAAGGCTGAGATGGAAAAGTTTCTGCAGAACAGGGAGCTCTACAACAACCTGAAGAAGGGGAAG ATTtgctgttgctgtcgaatcaagttcccactgttctcctggccACCCACCTGTCTCTTTTGCAAGAG GTATGGGGAATAA